One genomic region from Magallana gigas chromosome 3, xbMagGiga1.1, whole genome shotgun sequence encodes:
- the LOC105317138 gene encoding asialoglycoprotein receptor 1: protein MACQQLLIFICLTGTVQLCCPDGWRKGKNSCYYIGTSLKTWVEASGICQAFHSELVVINDPEENFLLKKIITNIKGAFSTNFWMDGSDQITEGLWVWASTMETIRYTNWEQGEPNNYIGIAEDCLELYLSNFKWNDIRCTHANHFICEKELTTQDQVGELVGKR, encoded by the exons ATGGCGTGTCAACAATTACTGATATTCATCTGTTTAACAG GAACTGTGCAGCTGTGTTGTCCTGATGGCTGGAGAAAGGGAAAGAACTCCTGTTACTATATAGGTACATCTTTAAAGACCTGGGTGGAAGCATCT GGTATTTGTCAAGCTTTTCACAGCGAACTAGTTGTGATCAATGATCCCGAAGAAAATTTTCTCCTTAAGAAGATAATCACCAATATCAAAG gtGCATTTTCTACGAACTTTTGGATGGATGGTTCTGATCAAATCACGGAAGGACTGTGGGTCTGGGCATCAACGATGGAAACAATAAGGTACACAAACTGGGAACAAGGTGAACCCAACAACTACATTGGAATTGCTGAGGACTGTCTGGAGCTCTATCTGTCTAATTTCAAGTGGAACGATATACGCTGTACACACGCCAACCATTTTATATGCGAAAAAGa acTCACAACACAAGATCAAGTAGGAGAACTTGTTGGAAAAAGATAA
- the LOC117688914 gene encoding uncharacterized protein isoform X3: MPKTKSRPARPAPTERTSRRPRLHAAARDEPQSVVQAATQQARSSPVEQSAPQAPTTSVCTIPVTEPPVPTGEIPNLDLQPFKVAVNMLKTWR; this comes from the exons ATGCCAAAGACTAAGTCAAGGCCAGCAAGGCCAGCCCCCACGGAGCGGACGTCCAGGCGACCTCGACTCCACGCCGCGGCTAGGGATGAGCCCCAGTCAGTAGTGCAGGCGGCAACCCAACAGGCACGTTCAAGCCCAGTTGAACAGTCAGCGCCACAGGCGCCCACAACCAGCGTTTGCACAATACCGGTCACTGAGCCACCTGTGCCCACAG GTGAAATCCCAAATCTGGACTTGCAGCCCTTCAAAGTCGCGGTGAACATGTTGAAGACCTGGAGGTGA
- the LOC117688914 gene encoding uncharacterized protein isoform X1, with product MPKTKSRPARPAPTERTSRRPRLHAAARDEPQSVVQAATQQARSSPVEQSAPQAPTTSVCTIPVTEPPVPTVGQIQGTGSSSRPATPTHTNILPQRALEDEMNRLLMSSLASNTTKAYAVGLQAFDQFRLNQQLSILWPPPSNHILMFIAHLSIQGCKQTTARAYTSAIAFKCKVLGNGDPTKHFLVGKVLEGMKRQNNNRDVRMPITLEILNQILHKLPVVCQDTYETSLFSAAFTLAYYALLRVGELALSKGNSPDRIIQVQHISIQHSIINLLIKYSKTDQLGKGTHLRINATDTQFCPVKIMNKYLQVRPNVTGPLFCHYSGHPLTRYQFSSVLAKALQVLGINSKYYKSHSFRIGAATMLAQQGLSEQAIQASGRWHSQAYRSYIR from the exons ATGCCAAAGACTAAGTCAAGGCCAGCAAGGCCAGCCCCCACGGAGCGGACGTCCAGGCGACCTCGACTCCACGCCGCGGCTAGGGATGAGCCCCAGTCAGTAGTGCAGGCGGCAACCCAACAGGCACGTTCAAGCCCAGTTGAACAGTCAGCGCCACAGGCGCCCACAACCAGCGTTTGCACAATACCGGTCACTGAGCCACCTGTGCCCACAG TGGGGCAGATTCAGGGAACTGGCTCCAGCAGCAGACCAGCTACCCCAACCCATACCAACATCCTTCCACAACGTGCTCTTGAAGATGAAATGAACCGCCTTCTCATGTCATCACTAGCCAGTAACACTACCAAAGCTTACGCTGTTGGTCTGCAAGCTTTCGACCAGTTTAGATTAAATCAACAGTTGTCTATCCTTTGGCCACCACCTTCAAATCACATTTTAATGTTCATAGCTCACCTGTCCATACAAGGCTGCAAACAAACCACTGCTAGGGCCTATACATCTGCAATTGCATTTAAATGTAAAGTATTAGGGAATGGTGACCCTACAAAACATTTCCTTGTTGGTAAAGTGTTAGAAGGCATGAAAAGGCAAAATAACAACAGGGATGTGCGCATGCCCATAACCCTAGAGATTTTGAATCAAATCCTTCATAAGTTGCCTGTGGTATGCCAGGATACCTATGAAACTTCACTGTTTTCTGCTGCGTTTACCTTAGCATATTATGCATTATTAAGGGTGGGGGAATTAGCATTATCTAAGGGTAACTCACCCGATAGAATCATCCAGGTTCAGCATATTTCAATTCAACACTCTATTATCAATCTCCTTATTAAATACTCCAAGACGGATCAACTAGGCAAAGGAACCCACTTGCGCATCAATGCCACTGACACCCAATTTTGTCCGGTCAAAATTatgaacaaatatttacaagttCGACCAAATGTTACAGGCCCCCTGTTTTGCCACTACTCCGGCCACCCACTAACCCGCTATCAGTTCTCATCAGTACTGGCAAAAGCCCTACAAGTTTTGGGAATCAACAGCAAGTATTACAAATCTCATTCATTCAGGATAGGGGCAGCTACCATGCTGGCACAGCAGGGCCTATCAGAACAAGCCATACAAGCCTCTGGGCGATGGCATTCACAAGCCTATAGGTCTTACATTAGGTAA
- the LOC105317143 gene encoding guanylate cyclase soluble subunit beta-2-like, whose translation MVPLKNKEEIMFIGTPHFDGLGDFISSNTYLTNIPQDKLTIEIILMNEQRRADVEMSKKLDQTTTDMKKLAAALDQEKKKTDMLLYQMLPVKVANQLREGRTVEAEKHGNVTILFSDIVTFTNIAALCHPMDIVKLLNGLFQRFDQLTTKHNIYKVETIGDAYMVVSGVPEARDDHAIRMSNMGLDMIQETNHVINPVSQKCIQIRVGIHTGPVVSGVVGTKMPRYCLFGDTVNTASRMESHGLPGRVHISDTTYHQIRSVGYILERREGIDIKGKGIMDTYFLNGVSNDFDPGRNKCFANDHETTPQRTQLNRDSLPLINTHRDKPQSMESSTFCSII comes from the exons ATGGTTCCTTTAAAGAACAAGGAAGAGATCATGTTTATTGGTACACCTCATTTTGACGGTCTCGGGGATTTTATTTCCTCCAATACTTACCTTACAAATATTCCACAGGACAAACTTACcatagaaattattttaatgaacgAACAACGACGAGCTGATGTAGAAATGAG CAAGAAGCTGGACCAAACCACAACTGACATGAAGAAACTAGCGGCGGCTCTCGACCAGGAGAAGAAGAAGACAGACATGTTGCTGTATCAGATGCTTCCGGTGAAAGTAGCCAATCAGCTGAGAGAGGGTCGGACGGTGGAAGCAG AGAAACACGGAAATGTGACCATCCTTTTTAGCGATATAGTTACGTTCACAAACATTGCAGCACTGTGTCATCCTATGGACATAGTCAAACTTCTGAATGGTTTGTTTCAACGGTTTGATCAGCTCACAACAAAACACAACATTTATAAA GTAGAAACAATTGGTGATGCCTACATGGTTGTATCAGGAGTTCCGGAAGCCAGAGATGACCATGCCATCAGGATGTCAAATATGGGCCTCGATATGATTCAGGAGACAAATCACGTGATCAATCCTGTGTCACAGAAATGTATTCAA ATTCGAGTGGGCATTCATACTGGGCCGGTGGTGTCGGGGGTGGTCGGCACAAAGATGCCAAGATACTGTCTCTTTGGTGACACCGTAAACACAGCTTCGCGCATGGAAAGTCATGGACTTCCGGGTCGGGTTCATATCAGCGATACAACATACCA TCAAATTCGAAGTGTTGGTTACATCCTCGAGAGACGAGAAGGCATTGATATAAAGGGGAAAGGAATTATGGACACTTACTTTCTGAATGGAGTATCGAACGACTTTGATCCGGGTCGTAACAAGTGCTTCGCAAACGACCATGAGACAACGCCTCAACGTACCCAATTAAATAGGGATTCGTTGCCTCTAATCAACACTCACAGGGACAAACCACAGAGCATGGAATCATCCACGTTCTGTTCTATAATCTAG
- the LOC117688914 gene encoding uncharacterized protein isoform X2 — translation MPKTKSRPARPAPTERTSRRPRLHAAARDEPQSVVQAATQQARSSPVEQSAPQAPTTSVCTIPVTEPPVPTDPVNVWILGSSIIKHATVAASQRTGGTNLSIPNANIWWQGYSGMKLLDLVPKLKYLKGLKLQSPPHIIVVHCGANNVGKTRLDRLLTMVHDILSQCKTLFPKTKFVWSSTLPRITWRYSTNTKAMNQTRTRVDRQAIKTMVSLGGAYIKHPQIKISHTQLFHSDGTHLSKLGNDLFLNNLQGAIEHIMGVKTK, via the exons ATGCCAAAGACTAAGTCAAGGCCAGCAAGGCCAGCCCCCACGGAGCGGACGTCCAGGCGACCTCGACTCCACGCCGCGGCTAGGGATGAGCCCCAGTCAGTAGTGCAGGCGGCAACCCAACAGGCACGTTCAAGCCCAGTTGAACAGTCAGCGCCACAGGCGCCCACAACCAGCGTTTGCACAATACCGGTCACTGAGCCACCTGTGCCCACAG ATCCAGTTAATGTGTGGATTTTGGGATCTTCCATTATCAAACATGCTACAGTAGCAGCCTCACAAAGAACCGGAGGAACCAACCTATCCATTCCAAATGCCAACATATGGTGGCAGGGGTACAGTGGCATGAAACTTTTGGACCTTGTCCCTAAACTCAAATACCTCAAAGGCCTCAAATTGCAAAGTCCTCCTCACATTATTGTCGTTCATTGCGGAGCCAATAATGTTGGCAAAACTCGTCTTGACCGGCTGTTGACCATGGTACATGACATTCTGTCTCAATGTAAAACATTATTCCCAAAAACCAAATTTGTGTGGTCCTCTACCCTCCCCAGGATAACATGGCGCTATTCAACAAACACAAAAGCCATGAACCAAACCCGAACCCGAGTTGACCGCCAAGCAATTAAAACCATGGTGAGCCTGGGAGGGGCCTACATCAAGCAtcctcaaattaaaatcagTCATACCCAACTTTTTCATAGTGACGGTACCCACCTATCCAAGTTGGGGAACGacctttttctcaacaattTACAAGGGGCTATCGAACACATAATGGGGGTCAAAACCAAGTAA